The following proteins come from a genomic window of Helicobacter canadensis MIT 98-5491:
- a CDS encoding AAA family ATPase, which yields MQKFKTLYFGIFTLILAIIIFIAFALKDNALLISATHLDKILQNSLPTHAKIKGDYLYFDLDDKSYKIAKDTIDLKNFGQTIPLEITQENSILENVFLFFLIFVLVLVILLFLSKSKKNPQNISQKDSSYQQQARAIANEAFLLHNIKPITSHLGFEDVAGITEAKEELKEIVDYLKSPKKYQDFGVKLPKGVLLVGPPGVGKTLIAKALAGEAKVPFYYQSGASFVQIYVGMGAKRVHDLFTKAKLNAPAIIFIDEIDAVGKARGGMRNEERETTLNQLLTEMDGFEDSNGIIVIGATNNIESMDEALLRSGRFDRRIFIELPNLQERIKILKVHTRDKNCDFNYEEVAKLCVGFSGAALASLVNEAALCAIKRNSNTIQKEDILNVRDKVIVGIRKKLSYDEKEKEILAYYQAAKAFSAYWFEIPFEKIALMSNTLKYLDKELLSKNELENQIKIHLSGIAALELLYNESYSYAKDDLNEAKKLTHKMVESYGMGEFLLGSEKDIVKILEDCKNDRLSFFKNYKYLLEKIQKELLTKEKLEYHEIRDLIHAEL from the coding sequence ATGCAGAAATTTAAAACCCTCTATTTTGGAATTTTTACCCTAATACTTGCAATAATCATCTTTATTGCCTTTGCTTTAAAAGACAATGCCCTCTTAATTAGTGCAACTCACCTAGATAAAATACTCCAAAATTCCTTACCCACTCACGCTAAAATTAAAGGGGATTATCTTTATTTTGATCTTGATGATAAATCCTATAAAATTGCCAAAGATACAATAGATTTAAAAAATTTTGGACAAACAATCCCTTTAGAAATCACACAAGAAAATAGTATTTTAGAAAATGTATTTTTATTTTTTTTAATATTTGTATTGGTTTTAGTTATTTTACTCTTTTTAAGCAAATCCAAAAAAAATCCACAAAATATCTCCCAAAAAGATTCTAGCTATCAACAACAAGCACGAGCTATTGCTAATGAAGCCTTTCTCTTACATAATATCAAACCCATTACTTCTCATCTTGGTTTTGAAGATGTCGCAGGAATTACAGAAGCTAAAGAGGAATTAAAGGAAATTGTTGATTATCTAAAATCACCAAAAAAATATCAAGATTTTGGCGTAAAGCTTCCTAAAGGAGTGCTTTTAGTAGGACCTCCTGGTGTTGGGAAAACACTCATTGCAAAAGCATTAGCAGGAGAAGCAAAAGTTCCATTTTACTATCAAAGCGGTGCAAGTTTTGTGCAAATTTATGTGGGAATGGGAGCTAAAAGAGTGCATGATTTATTTACCAAAGCCAAACTCAACGCACCCGCAATTATTTTTATCGATGAAATCGATGCCGTTGGTAAAGCACGCGGTGGAATGCGTAATGAAGAGCGTGAAACCACACTCAATCAACTTTTAACAGAAATGGATGGCTTTGAAGATAGCAACGGAATCATTGTCATTGGAGCGACTAACAACATAGAATCAATGGATGAAGCTCTGCTTAGAAGTGGGAGATTTGATCGGCGAATCTTTATAGAATTACCTAATTTACAAGAACGCATTAAGATTTTAAAAGTGCACACAAGGGATAAAAATTGTGATTTTAATTATGAAGAAGTCGCTAAGCTTTGTGTAGGTTTTAGTGGAGCTGCACTTGCTTCTTTGGTAAATGAAGCAGCACTTTGTGCTATCAAGCGAAACTCTAATACCATTCAAAAAGAAGATATTTTAAATGTTCGCGATAAAGTGATCGTAGGGATTAGAAAAAAACTAAGCTATGATGAAAAAGAAAAGGAAATTCTAGCTTACTATCAAGCCGCAAAGGCTTTTAGTGCTTATTGGTTTGAAATCCCTTTTGAAAAAATTGCCTTAATGAGCAATACCCTAAAATACCTCGATAAAGAGCTTTTAAGTAAAAATGAATTAGAAAACCAAATCAAGATTCATCTCTCTGGAATTGCCGCATTAGAGCTACTTTATAATGAAAGCTATTCTTATGCCAAAGATGATTTAAATGAAGCCAAAAAACTAACTCATAAAATGGTGGAATCTTATGGTATGGGAGAATTTTTACTCGGTAGCGAAAAAGATATAGTAAAAATACTAGAAGATTGCAAAAATGATCGTTTAAGTTTCTTTAAAAATTACAAATATCTTTTAGAGAAAATTCAAAAAGAACTCTTAACTAAGGAAAAATTAGAATATCACGAAATTAGAGATTTAATCCATGCAGAATTATAA
- the mtaB gene encoding tRNA (N(6)-L-threonylcarbamoyladenosine(37)-C(2))-methylthiotransferase MtaB, producing MQKPKVFFKTFGCRTNLFDTQVMIHSLKDFSQTPYEEDSDIIVVNSCTVTNGADSGVRSYINRLQNEGKKIFFTGCGVKTQGQDLLQKGLIVGAFGHSYKESINEILKRTQNFYLEGDLESLDRNIISDFIGKSRAFIKIQEGCDFACSYCIIPSVRGKARSFEKNKIINQITKLTQNGFSEFILTGTNMGSWGKDSNENLTSLLESICAIPEVKRLRLGSLEPSQITQDFLDFLDHPKIERHLHIALQHTSPFMLKLMNRQNTFEKDLELFNTLAKKGFALGSDFIVGHPQESQEVWEEAFSNFALFPLTHLHSFIYSPRSGTFSASLKERVSGDISKIRKKQIEAKVTENNFAFRQKLSKANKPISVLIEEVKSNENSYLASGFDEYYNKIQITSKTPLTKDSWITFQRFMPQMDKNYAEI from the coding sequence ATGCAAAAACCTAAAGTATTTTTTAAAACCTTTGGTTGTCGAACCAACCTTTTTGACACACAGGTTATGATTCATTCCTTAAAGGATTTTTCGCAAACCCCTTATGAAGAAGATTCAGATATTATTGTAGTAAATTCTTGCACCGTTACCAATGGTGCTGATAGCGGAGTTAGAAGCTACATTAATCGCCTTCAAAACGAGGGTAAAAAAATCTTTTTTACAGGATGTGGTGTTAAAACTCAAGGACAAGATTTATTGCAAAAAGGACTTATTGTTGGTGCTTTTGGGCATTCTTACAAAGAATCAATCAATGAGATTTTAAAACGCACTCAAAACTTTTATTTAGAGGGTGATCTAGAGAGTTTAGATCGCAATATTATTAGTGATTTTATTGGTAAAAGTCGTGCTTTTATTAAAATCCAAGAGGGTTGTGATTTTGCGTGTTCTTATTGCATTATTCCTAGTGTGAGAGGCAAAGCAAGAAGTTTTGAGAAAAATAAAATTATCAATCAAATTACTAAACTTACACAAAATGGTTTTAGTGAATTTATTCTAACTGGCACTAATATGGGAAGTTGGGGTAAAGATTCAAATGAAAATTTAACTAGCCTTTTAGAATCAATTTGTGCAATTCCCGAAGTCAAACGACTACGCCTAGGAAGCCTTGAACCCTCACAAATTACACAAGATTTTTTAGATTTTTTAGATCATCCTAAAATTGAGAGACACTTACACATCGCTCTGCAGCACACTTCCCCTTTTATGCTAAAGCTTATGAATCGCCAAAATACCTTTGAAAAAGATTTAGAGCTTTTTAATACTCTAGCTAAAAAAGGCTTTGCATTGGGAAGTGATTTTATCGTTGGACATCCACAAGAGAGTCAAGAAGTCTGGGAAGAAGCTTTTAGCAATTTTGCTTTATTTCCTTTAACACATCTTCATAGTTTTATTTATAGCCCTCGTTCAGGGACTTTTTCAGCTTCACTAAAAGAAAGAGTTTCTGGAGATATTTCAAAAATCCGGAAAAAACAAATTGAAGCTAAGGTTACAGAAAACAATTTTGCTTTTAGGCAAAAACTCTCAAAGGCTAACAAACCTATTAGTGTCTTGATTGAAGAAGTAAAAAGCAACGAAAATTCCTATCTTGCTAGCGGTTTTGATGAATATTACAACAAAATTCAAATCACTTCCAAGACTCCACTAACAAAAGATTCATGGATTACATTCCAACGCTTTATGCCACAAATGGATAAAAACTATGCAGAAATTTAA
- a CDS encoding tRNA dihydrouridine synthase — MIKSHTKKGLYLKEPIIKPNTLMLAPLAGYSDLPFREVVKKFGADITVSEMISVHALAFQNKKTIKMIEKSPLENPFALQIAGNDFEIIQRAVEFLNQFRDSIQILDLNCGCPAPKVSSHGSGSSLLKDLNKLVKILNLLRKISLFPYLSVKVRLGFDKKIPLEIAKALSDSPIDYVVVHGRTKSDGYKKDKIDYDSIKIIKENIPHPLIANGEINSPETAKKVQEFTGADGIMIGRSAIEKPWIFTQIKNNLEESVELRKQVALEHFDRTIEFRGDYGAIMFRKNLHAYSKGLKGASEFRSKVNAITNPTAMREEILNFFSHSDFEN, encoded by the coding sequence ATGATAAAATCCCACACCAAAAAAGGCTTATATTTGAAAGAACCTATCATCAAACCAAACACCCTTATGTTAGCTCCATTAGCAGGCTATAGCGATTTACCTTTTAGAGAGGTTGTGAAAAAATTTGGTGCAGATATTACCGTGAGCGAAATGATAAGCGTTCATGCTCTAGCTTTTCAAAATAAAAAAACAATCAAAATGATAGAAAAATCTCCCCTTGAAAATCCTTTTGCACTGCAAATTGCTGGGAATGATTTTGAAATTATCCAAAGGGCTGTTGAATTTTTAAATCAATTTAGAGATTCTATTCAGATTCTTGATCTAAACTGCGGCTGTCCTGCTCCAAAAGTCTCAAGTCACGGAAGTGGAAGCTCTTTACTCAAAGATTTAAACAAATTAGTTAAGATTCTAAACCTTTTAAGAAAAATTAGCCTTTTTCCTTATCTTAGCGTTAAAGTTCGTTTAGGATTTGACAAAAAAATCCCTTTAGAAATTGCCAAAGCCCTTAGCGATTCTCCTATTGATTATGTTGTGGTGCATGGCAGAACCAAGAGTGATGGCTACAAAAAAGATAAAATTGATTATGATTCAATTAAAATCATTAAAGAAAATATTCCCCATCCACTTATTGCTAATGGCGAAATTAACTCTCCAGAAACGGCAAAAAAAGTGCAAGAATTTACTGGAGCTGATGGCATTATGATAGGAAGATCTGCGATTGAAAAACCATGGATTTTTACGCAAATTAAAAATAATCTAGAAGAATCAGTTGAATTAAGAAAGCAAGTCGCTTTGGAACACTTTGATAGAACAATTGAATTTAGAGGGGACTATGGAGCAATTATGTTTCGCAAGAATCTCCACGCTTACTCCAAAGGCTTAAAAGGTGCTAGTGAGTTTCGTAGCAAGGTTAATGCTATCACTAATCCTACCGCTATGCGTGAAGAAATTCTAAATTTCTTTTCACATAGTGATTTTGAAAATTAA
- a CDS encoding sensor histidine kinase: MLEWNENYSIGILIFGILVAIIWLLLFLFFNYRKMLLDKIKLETNLREKQEKIQVLSEELAKQLEYEVARRIHSDHLSEYLFENSLNPIVIVEYSKEEKFKILKYNQSALEILNIKIMKECFLELFVGLESQKYALMKINEALENKKKQNFKSIIKSKNENLPMIVSVHTFIYEGKLALYFAFVDISEIVKLEQKLHNKQAMLIQKSKMEEMGKMLGNIAHQWKQPLNSLFLLCQNLKEMKQFGELDEERFEKYIKIMSEQIQFMSKTIDEFREFFKPSKEIERFGVYEAIKNILELFYKLIDKRIVIQLDIEEKVNIFSSKNEFQQIIIVLLDNAIDAIKARFLKNEINEGQIIISCNKVDKEDQFCLLKIRDNGGGINKEIGEKIFESYFTTKENGNGIGLAMVFMILEKMGGSIAYSNCNDGVEFQIKIPLAKD, encoded by the coding sequence ATGCTAGAGTGGAATGAAAACTATTCAATTGGAATCTTAATCTTTGGGATTTTAGTTGCGATAATTTGGCTTTTGTTGTTTTTATTTTTTAATTACAGAAAGATGTTACTAGACAAAATAAAATTAGAAACAAACTTGAGAGAAAAACAAGAAAAAATTCAAGTTTTAAGTGAAGAATTAGCTAAGCAGCTTGAATATGAAGTGGCTAGGAGAATACATAGTGACCATTTATCAGAATATTTATTTGAAAATAGCTTGAATCCTATCGTGATTGTGGAATATTCTAAAGAAGAAAAGTTTAAGATTTTAAAATACAATCAAAGCGCATTAGAGATATTGAATATTAAAATAATGAAAGAATGTTTCTTAGAATTATTTGTGGGGCTAGAATCGCAAAAATATGCTTTAATGAAGATTAATGAGGCATTAGAAAATAAAAAGAAGCAAAATTTTAAATCTATCATAAAAAGTAAAAATGAAAATTTGCCTATGATTGTTTCTGTTCATACTTTTATTTATGAAGGTAAGTTAGCTTTATATTTCGCTTTTGTAGATATTTCAGAGATTGTAAAATTGGAGCAGAAATTACACAACAAACAGGCTATGCTAATACAAAAAAGTAAAATGGAAGAAATGGGAAAAATGCTTGGAAATATTGCACACCAGTGGAAGCAACCACTCAACTCTCTTTTTTTATTGTGCCAAAATCTTAAAGAGATGAAGCAATTTGGAGAGCTTGATGAAGAGAGATTTGAAAAGTATATCAAAATTATGTCCGAGCAAATTCAGTTTATGTCCAAGACTATTGATGAGTTTAGAGAATTTTTTAAGCCTTCAAAGGAGATAGAAAGATTTGGAGTTTATGAGGCAATTAAGAATATTCTGGAGTTATTTTACAAGCTTATAGATAAGAGGATCGTAATACAGCTTGATATTGAAGAAAAAGTGAATATTTTTTCTAGTAAAAATGAATTTCAGCAAATTATTATTGTGCTTTTGGATAATGCTATTGATGCCATTAAAGCAAGGTTTTTAAAAAATGAGATTAATGAGGGGCAAATTATCATTTCTTGTAATAAAGTGGATAAAGAAGATCAATTTTGCCTTTTAAAGATTAGGGATAATGGAGGGGGCATTAATAAAGAGATTGGAGAAAAAATTTTTGAAAGTTATTTCACGACTAAAGAAAATGGTAATGGAATTGGACTTGCTATGGTTTTTATGATTTTAGAAAAAATGGGAGGCAGTATTGCTTATAGCAATTGCAATGATGGGGTAGAGTTTCAAATCAAAATACCACTTGCTAAAGATTAA
- a CDS encoding DUF5666 domain-containing protein, with translation MKVKKIITGFLMAGLLSIPALADFDINGQITQINDAKKTITIAGPSGNVEIQVFPYTELKGDDCGMFGAWDTYEKFTALKVGMFVSVDAIPQAQGMLGAKEIEWQCGRRAY, from the coding sequence ATGAAAGTAAAAAAAATCATCACAGGATTTTTAATGGCGGGTTTGTTGAGTATTCCAGCGTTGGCAGATTTTGACATTAATGGGCAAATTACCCAAATTAATGATGCTAAAAAAACAATTACCATTGCAGGACCAAGTGGAAATGTGGAGATACAAGTGTTTCCTTATACAGAATTAAAAGGAGATGATTGTGGTATGTTTGGCGCATGGGATACTTATGAGAAATTTACTGCTTTAAAAGTGGGGATGTTTGTAAGTGTTGATGCAATTCCACAAGCACAAGGTATGCTTGGAGCAAAAGAGATTGAATGGCAATGTGGTAGGAGAGCTTATTAA
- the glyS gene encoding glycine--tRNA ligase subunit beta translates to MTTTFLLEIGTQELPAIPLLTELPNIKPKFAKILEKYRLLCDFDFFYTPRRLVLIAKQFPITQKSQTLEFFGPPLNIAYKDNEPTQAALGFFKKCGITQQEVTTLIKDDKEILYFKKESPQTPAQDLLQIITQEFLESLNFGKSMRWGNHKESFIRPISWILCLLNDTLIPLHLYGINSKSQTFVHRNISFDAKEVTSLDNYFQVLQGGKIILKQDQRREKILQEIQAIQTQKGIKVEIDEELLEEIVSITEYPTALFGEFSEHFLELPPPCIITSMKINQRYFATYKNEKLHNGFVMVSNSLSEKNQIIIEGNVKVLKARLEDALFFYHNDLKNGLNPEKLKEVTFVEGLGTMWDKTQRERQIIKILAPLYQKYFNSQDFGLTLEILDQASNLSKADLMSEMVYEFTDLQGIMGYYYANALGYESNVALAIKEQYLPNSEESPLPSNLISAFVALAYKLDNLFGLFSVKKIPSGSRDPFALRRAAIGMIKIILHFDLPFDLKKIFSLIAPLYRPFDLQQLENFILERLDSMLSFNASLLRAVLATGERDLLQIYQKLSVLDSILKNQDKALLTQTFKRVANITKEINLNSDLPIKADKLLASEEIELYKAFCAYEEKSLTLNYQEQLENLLALNPLLSRFFDKVLVNAPDEDFKNNRKNLIARIYKAFLKIADIKEISF, encoded by the coding sequence ATGACAACGACTTTTTTACTTGAAATCGGAACTCAAGAACTTCCAGCAATCCCACTTTTAACAGAGCTTCCAAATATTAAGCCTAAATTTGCAAAAATTTTAGAAAAATATCGCTTATTGTGCGATTTTGATTTTTTCTACACACCTAGGCGTTTAGTTCTCATTGCAAAACAATTCCCAATCACACAAAAATCTCAAACACTTGAATTTTTTGGACCGCCTTTAAATATCGCTTACAAAGATAATGAGCCAACACAAGCTGCGTTAGGTTTCTTTAAAAAATGTGGAATCACACAACAAGAAGTTACCACTCTTATAAAAGATGATAAAGAGATTTTATATTTCAAAAAAGAATCTCCACAAACACCCGCTCAAGATCTACTCCAAATCATCACACAAGAATTCCTAGAATCACTTAACTTTGGTAAAAGTATGCGTTGGGGCAATCACAAAGAATCTTTTATTCGCCCTATCTCTTGGATTCTCTGCTTACTTAATGATACTCTTATCCCTCTTCATCTCTATGGCATAAACTCTAAAAGTCAGACTTTTGTTCATCGCAATATTAGCTTTGATGCCAAAGAAGTTACAAGTCTTGACAATTATTTCCAAGTTTTACAAGGAGGTAAGATTATTCTCAAACAAGATCAAAGACGCGAAAAGATTCTGCAAGAAATCCAAGCTATCCAAACCCAAAAAGGAATTAAAGTTGAAATTGATGAAGAGCTTTTAGAAGAAATAGTAAGTATTACAGAATACCCAACCGCACTTTTTGGAGAATTTAGCGAACACTTTTTAGAGTTGCCACCACCTTGCATTATTACTTCAATGAAAATCAACCAACGCTATTTTGCAACCTACAAAAATGAAAAACTTCACAATGGTTTTGTAATGGTTTCTAATAGTCTTTCAGAAAAAAATCAAATTATCATTGAAGGCAATGTTAAAGTCTTAAAAGCTAGATTAGAAGATGCACTCTTTTTCTACCATAATGACTTAAAAAATGGCTTGAATCCAGAAAAACTAAAAGAGGTTACTTTTGTCGAGGGATTAGGGACAATGTGGGATAAAACCCAAAGAGAAAGACAGATTATCAAGATTCTAGCACCACTTTACCAAAAATATTTTAATTCACAAGATTTTGGGCTAACTTTAGAGATTTTAGATCAAGCTTCTAATCTCTCTAAAGCAGATTTAATGAGCGAAATGGTCTATGAATTTACCGATTTGCAAGGCATTATGGGCTATTACTATGCCAATGCTTTAGGTTATGAAAGCAATGTTGCCTTAGCAATTAAAGAACAATACCTGCCAAATTCAGAAGAAAGCCCACTTCCAAGCAATCTCATTAGCGCTTTTGTTGCTCTTGCTTACAAGCTTGATAATCTTTTTGGATTATTTAGTGTCAAAAAAATCCCAAGTGGCTCTAGAGATCCATTTGCCCTAAGACGCGCAGCAATTGGAATGATTAAAATCATTTTACATTTTGACTTGCCTTTTGATCTTAAAAAGATTTTTTCTCTTATTGCACCACTTTATCGCCCTTTTGACTTGCAACAATTAGAAAATTTTATTTTAGAGCGATTAGATTCTATGCTTTCTTTTAATGCTTCATTACTTCGTGCGGTCTTAGCTACTGGAGAGAGAGATTTATTGCAAATCTACCAAAAACTTTCTGTGCTAGATTCTATCTTAAAAAACCAGGACAAAGCTCTCTTAACACAAACTTTCAAACGAGTGGCAAATATCACCAAAGAAATTAATTTAAATTCCGATCTTCCCATTAAGGCTGATAAGCTTTTAGCTAGTGAAGAAATCGAACTTTATAAGGCTTTTTGTGCCTATGAAGAAAAATCTCTAACTTTAAATTACCAAGAACAATTAGAGAATCTATTAGCCCTAAATCCACTTTTAAGCCGATTTTTTGACAAAGTTTTAGTAAATGCACCCGATGAAGATTTCAAAAATAATCGCAAGAATCTTATCGCAAGAATTTACAAAGCTTTCCTTAAAATCGCAGACATCAAAGAGATTAGCTTTTAG
- a CDS encoding methyl-accepting chemotaxis protein, which produces MGNLGLEEMKIFKTIRSKIIALIVVFLVVLLGLVYFNLNKGLNNIVENSFRSELNKLNAMLFEGLKVAMNTGDPIIIGGFIEGSREVPGIVNMEVFPSKNVIELMGLDKEYTNKQEILEVFANKKEVLQPYEINKDKGYVMAKPIIAEETCLMCHATSQIGEVLGVAEMQISSKELVENSNAIKLKIVFYIVFVGVILLLLLLFLINRWVFHPISNLSNMAYDLSQGDGDLTKRLPAKNGNEISKANSYINDFIQKIGNMVLNAKELSRQNIAQANRLFVASKEINERIGKSVEVVQNSTKLGKNIENMLNDSMKLVQKNTHNIQETTKQLLQTKEMLIQVANDVQENVNVEHSIADRLAMSAQETDKIKGVLIIISEIADQTSLLALNANIEAARAGEAGRGFAVVADEVRKLAERTQKSLSEINAVVNTIIQSISDSNSAMSDNVQKISKVSDSSMESTRILESNVKALEGSVQASLETMQKMQDLFSHVSEILKQVGKVEGLTQENTQSVDLINEITQEISQKANKLNNQLNSFKC; this is translated from the coding sequence ATGGGAAATTTGGGGTTAGAAGAGATGAAAATTTTTAAAACAATCCGTTCTAAGATTATTGCACTTATTGTAGTGTTTTTGGTTGTGCTTTTGGGCTTGGTGTATTTTAATTTAAATAAAGGGTTGAATAATATAGTAGAAAATAGCTTTAGAAGTGAATTAAATAAACTTAATGCTATGCTTTTTGAAGGATTAAAAGTAGCTATGAATACAGGAGATCCTATTATTATTGGTGGCTTTATTGAGGGATCTAGAGAAGTTCCTGGAATTGTGAATATGGAAGTTTTTCCCTCCAAGAATGTTATTGAGCTTATGGGGCTTGATAAAGAATATACCAATAAACAAGAGATTTTAGAGGTTTTTGCCAATAAAAAAGAGGTGTTGCAACCTTATGAAATCAATAAGGATAAAGGCTATGTAATGGCAAAGCCAATTATCGCAGAGGAAACCTGCCTTATGTGTCATGCAACTTCTCAAATAGGAGAGGTGCTTGGAGTTGCTGAAATGCAAATTTCAAGTAAAGAATTAGTTGAAAATTCTAATGCCATTAAATTAAAAATTGTCTTTTATATCGTGTTTGTTGGTGTTATTTTATTGTTATTGCTTTTGTTTTTGATTAATCGTTGGGTTTTTCATCCTATTTCTAATTTATCCAATATGGCTTATGATCTCTCTCAAGGTGATGGGGATTTAACTAAGCGTTTGCCTGCAAAAAATGGGAATGAAATCTCTAAGGCAAATTCTTATATTAATGACTTTATTCAAAAAATTGGGAATATGGTTTTGAATGCCAAAGAGCTAAGTCGTCAAAATATTGCTCAAGCTAATAGGCTTTTTGTGGCTTCTAAAGAAATTAATGAGAGAATAGGGAAGTCTGTTGAAGTAGTTCAAAATAGCACTAAGCTTGGAAAAAATATTGAGAATATGTTGAATGATTCAATGAAATTAGTGCAAAAAAATACTCACAATATCCAAGAAACAACTAAGCAGCTTTTGCAAACTAAGGAAATGCTTATTCAAGTGGCTAATGATGTTCAAGAGAATGTGAATGTGGAGCATAGTATTGCAGATAGACTTGCAATGAGTGCGCAAGAAACAGATAAAATTAAAGGCGTTTTAATAATTATTTCTGAAATTGCTGATCAAACAAGTCTATTAGCACTTAATGCTAATATTGAAGCAGCACGGGCTGGAGAAGCAGGCAGGGGATTTGCGGTAGTGGCTGATGAGGTAAGGAAACTTGCAGAAAGGACACAAAAGAGTCTTAGTGAAATCAATGCTGTTGTGAATACTATTATTCAATCTATTAGCGATTCTAATAGTGCTATGAGTGATAATGTTCAAAAGATTAGCAAGGTTTCTGATTCTTCTATGGAAAGCACTAGAATCCTTGAGAGTAATGTTAAGGCGTTAGAGGGTTCTGTGCAGGCATCTTTGGAAACAATGCAAAAAATGCAAGATCTTTTTTCTCATGTGAGTGAGATTCTAAAACAAGTAGGCAAAGTAGAAGGGCTTACGCAAGAAAATACTCAAAGTGTAGATTTGATTAATGAAATCACACAAGAAATTTCACAAAAAGCAAATAAGCTAAATAATCAGCTTAATTCTTTTAAATGTTAA